The following are encoded in a window of Gramella sp. MT6 genomic DNA:
- a CDS encoding beta-ketoacyl-ACP synthase III — translation MSKITAAITAVGAYVPEDVLTNKMLEEMVDTNDEWITTRTGIKERRILKDPNKGTSYLAIQAAKEILRKTNLDPKEIDLVIMATATPDLPVASTGVHVATEIGATNAFSYDLQAACSSFLYGMSTAAAYIEAGRYKKVIVIGADKMSSIIDYTDRTTCIIFGDGAGAVLMEPNSEGLGLQDEILRSDSIGRESLKIQAGGSLMPPTEETVAKKLHFVQQDGKTVFKFAVSNMAGVSEQIMKRNNLTNEDVDWLVAHQANKRIIDATANRMGLNDESKVLMNIQRYGNTTSATLPLLLSDYEKKFKKGDNLIFASFGGGFTWGAAYLKWAYNS, via the coding sequence ATGAGTAAAATCACGGCAGCGATTACGGCTGTAGGTGCTTACGTGCCTGAGGATGTTTTAACCAACAAGATGTTGGAAGAAATGGTGGATACGAACGATGAATGGATCACCACCAGAACAGGAATTAAAGAAAGACGAATTCTTAAAGATCCTAATAAAGGAACTTCATACTTAGCAATCCAGGCAGCAAAAGAAATTCTTCGAAAAACCAACCTGGATCCCAAAGAAATAGACCTTGTTATAATGGCCACGGCCACTCCAGACCTACCAGTAGCTTCTACCGGGGTGCATGTAGCAACAGAAATTGGTGCTACTAATGCATTTTCCTATGATCTGCAGGCAGCATGTTCCAGTTTTTTATATGGAATGTCTACCGCAGCAGCTTATATTGAAGCTGGAAGATATAAAAAGGTTATTGTGATTGGTGCAGATAAGATGTCATCTATTATAGATTACACAGATCGTACAACCTGTATCATCTTTGGAGATGGTGCTGGTGCGGTTTTGATGGAGCCAAATTCTGAAGGCCTTGGTCTTCAGGACGAGATTTTAAGAAGTGATTCAATAGGACGTGAATCTTTGAAGATCCAGGCTGGAGGATCCCTGATGCCGCCAACGGAAGAAACTGTTGCCAAAAAGCTTCATTTTGTACAGCAGGATGGAAAGACCGTTTTCAAATTTGCGGTTTCTAATATGGCCGGGGTTAGTGAACAGATCATGAAAAGAAATAACCTGACTAACGAAGATGTTGATTGGCTGGTAGCACACCAGGCGAATAAACGAATCATAGATGCTACGGCAAATAGAATGGGACTTAATGATGAAAGTAAGGTCTTAATGAACATTCAGAGATATGGGAATACTACGTCTGCAACTTTACCATTATTGCTGAGCGATTACGAGAAGAAATTTAAAAAAGGAGATAATTTAATATTTGCCTCTTTCGGAGGTGGCTTCACATGGGGAGCTGCTTACCTTAAATGGGCTTATAACTCATAA
- the rpmF gene encoding 50S ribosomal protein L32 produces the protein MAHPKRKISKTRRDKRRTHYKASAPKVAVDSVTGEAHLYHRAHWHEGKLYYRGQVLIDNTEEVEA, from the coding sequence ATGGCACATCCAAAGAGAAAAATCTCGAAAACCAGAAGAGATAAAAGAAGAACACATTATAAAGCTTCAGCTCCAAAAGTGGCTGTAGATTCTGTAACAGGTGAAGCACACCTTTATCACAGAGCTCACTGGCACGAGGGTAAACTTTATTACCGTGGTCAGGTATTAATTGATAATACTGAAGAAGTAGAGGCTTAG
- a CDS encoding DUF177 domain-containing protein: protein MRNLAEFTIPFKGLKLGKHQFEYELDNRFFEHFEYEEFNKSDVKIDLLFEKKSTMMELTFRATGTVNVNCDLTNEPYDQPIDSELFLVIKFGDEFNNEDEDLLILPHGEYEVNVQQYIYELVVLSVPQKRIHPGVEDGTLKSEVLDKLEELSLKNQKKKNEDDIDPRWDKLKNLLNE, encoded by the coding sequence ATGAGGAATTTAGCAGAGTTTACAATTCCTTTTAAGGGATTAAAGCTTGGAAAGCACCAGTTTGAGTATGAGTTAGATAACAGGTTCTTTGAACATTTTGAGTACGAGGAATTCAATAAATCCGATGTGAAGATCGATTTGTTGTTCGAAAAGAAGAGCACCATGATGGAGCTTACCTTTAGAGCAACTGGAACAGTAAATGTTAATTGCGATCTAACCAACGAGCCTTACGATCAGCCAATAGACAGTGAACTGTTTCTGGTGATCAAGTTTGGAGATGAATTCAATAATGAAGATGAAGATTTGCTTATCCTGCCACATGGTGAGTATGAAGTAAATGTTCAGCAGTACATATATGAGTTGGTCGTACTTTCGGTACCTCAAAAGAGGATTCACCCGGGAGTTGAAGACGGCACATTGAAATCTGAAGTACTTGACAAGCTAGAAGAACTTAGTTTGAAAAATCAGAAAAAGAAAAATGAGGATGATATAGATCCTCGCTGGGACAAATTAAAAAATTTATTAAACGAATAA
- the pdxA gene encoding 4-hydroxythreonine-4-phosphate dehydrogenase PdxA — protein MKQAEMIKLGISIGDLNGIGSEIVLKTFDDSRMLDFCTPIIFANIKILNFLKKQYKLSIHLHAIDQPSNAVDGKVNVVNVWKENVNINFGEEDVKIGEYAFRSLEAATTALKKDEIDVLVTAPINKATIQSDKFNFPGHTDYLAKELGGQSLMFMITDNLKVGLLTDHVALKDIASVITPELIEKKIRIIQETLKSDFRVRKPKIAVLGINPHSGDNGLIGKEDEEVLKPTIKKLRDKGDLVFGPYAADSFFGTKNYKNFDAVIASYHDQGLVPFKTLSFGRGVNFTAGLNKVRTSPDHGTAFEIAGKNEANINSFKEAVFKGIEIYKAREEYKGLTENQLQKQGRKI, from the coding sequence ATGAAACAAGCCGAAATGATCAAATTGGGAATTAGTATTGGTGATCTTAATGGAATTGGTAGTGAAATTGTACTTAAGACCTTTGATGATTCCAGGATGCTCGATTTTTGTACCCCAATTATCTTTGCGAATATTAAGATTCTCAATTTTTTAAAGAAACAATATAAACTGTCCATTCATTTACATGCGATAGATCAACCTTCTAATGCGGTTGATGGAAAAGTGAACGTGGTGAATGTCTGGAAGGAGAACGTCAATATTAACTTTGGCGAGGAAGATGTAAAGATCGGAGAATATGCTTTTAGATCTTTAGAAGCTGCAACTACGGCATTGAAAAAGGATGAAATTGATGTTCTGGTAACTGCACCTATAAATAAAGCGACCATACAATCTGATAAATTCAATTTCCCTGGCCATACAGATTACCTGGCGAAAGAACTGGGCGGGCAAAGCCTTATGTTCATGATCACAGATAACCTTAAGGTTGGATTATTAACAGACCATGTGGCGTTGAAGGATATCGCTTCGGTAATTACTCCGGAATTGATCGAGAAAAAGATCAGGATAATTCAGGAAACATTGAAAAGTGATTTCAGAGTAAGAAAACCGAAAATCGCCGTTCTAGGTATTAATCCGCATAGTGGGGATAATGGTTTAATTGGTAAGGAAGATGAAGAAGTTCTAAAACCCACTATCAAAAAGTTACGAGATAAAGGAGACCTGGTTTTTGGTCCATATGCGGCAGACAGTTTCTTCGGAACCAAGAACTATAAGAATTTTGACGCCGTAATAGCTTCTTATCATGACCAGGGGCTCGTTCCTTTTAAGACTTTATCCTTTGGTAGAGGTGTAAATTTCACGGCCGGATTAAATAAAGTGAGAACTTCGCCAGATCATGGAACCGCTTTTGAAATCGCGGGTAAGAACGAGGCGAATATAAACTCCTTTAAAGAAGCGGTGTTTAAGGGAATTGAGATCTACAAAGCTAGAGAAGAATATAAGGGTCTCACTGAAAATCAATTGCAAAAACAGGGCAGGAAGATATAA
- a CDS encoding riboflavin synthase, whose protein sequence is MFTGIVEELGKIVKLEKSGNNLDITVEAEMTPELKIDQSVSHNGVCLTVVSTSNCQYMVTAVKETLDKTNIGLLKTGNAVNLERGMKLGDRLDGHIVQGHVDQTAKCKSIKEVDGSWEFTFEYDPNIGNITIEKGSITVNGVSLTVVNSKTNEFSVAIIPYTYEHTTFKYLKVGDTVNLEFDVIGKYVKRITELS, encoded by the coding sequence ATGTTCACAGGAATAGTAGAAGAATTAGGAAAGATCGTTAAACTGGAAAAATCTGGTAATAACCTAGACATTACAGTTGAAGCAGAAATGACGCCCGAATTAAAAATAGACCAGAGCGTTTCTCACAACGGGGTTTGCCTTACCGTTGTTTCTACCTCGAACTGCCAGTATATGGTTACAGCAGTTAAAGAAACCCTGGACAAGACCAATATTGGTCTCCTTAAAACAGGCAATGCGGTTAACCTTGAAAGAGGCATGAAACTGGGAGATCGCTTAGACGGGCATATTGTACAGGGACACGTAGATCAAACTGCAAAATGTAAAAGCATAAAAGAGGTCGACGGCAGTTGGGAATTCACCTTTGAATATGATCCCAATATTGGAAATATCACTATTGAAAAAGGATCTATTACCGTTAACGGGGTAAGCCTAACCGTTGTAAATTCAAAAACAAATGAATTTAGTGTGGCCATTATCCCGTATACCTACGAACATACCACTTTTAAATACCTTAAAGTTGGAGATACGGTAAACCTGGAATTCGATGTTATAGGAAAGTATGTAAAAAGGATCACTGAGCTGTCTTAG
- a CDS encoding alpha-xylosidase yields MLMVGLGSVFTTFAQLQNTNVLNEPPDISKDFTDYRNTYYLADELVSFDPKTGKGTVKYIRHNFSTSQAFNNMLSRLNSVGANEFPSTEYAAQPELPFSLQFVSDRTIRLQMTSGPQFRKEENSLMLVEGQAPVDRSSWTYSKIDGGHKYANSNGAVTIQEKPWKISFFDAEGKLLTNTMHMSDFSNTYTPVTPFSFVRRADDYSRSMDAVFALSPDEKIFGLGESFTQFNKRGQKVVLWVDDANGVQNETMYKPIPFYMSSRGYGVFMHTSSPISVDFGKYFNAANSMYIGDDEADLFIFLGEPKDILDEYTDLTGKAEMPPLWSFGFWMSRITYFSEEEGREIARNLRKYEIPSDVIHFDTGWFDVDWRNNYEFAPDRFNDPVDMMADLKKDGFHVSLWQLPYFTPKNTLFDEIVENDYAVKDKKGNIPYEDAILDFSNPETVQWYQSKLKKLFDQGVSVFKVDFGEAAPASGIYHSGRTGFYEHNLYPLRYNKAVAEITKQVKGYSLIWARSTWAGSQRYPLHWGGDAATTNTAMSATLRGGLSLGLSGFSFWSHDVGGFVTKSPEDLYRRWTPFGMLTSHVRSHGEPPTEPWEYSEEFLKDFRKADNMRYKLMPYIYAQAKLSSEKGLPMLRAMFVEYPDDPGSWLIDDQYLFGSDMLVAPLFEEVTGRNVYLPPGSWIDYQTNKVYDGGWHKIEAGEIPIVVLVKDGSVIPHIELAQSTKDMDWSNLDLVVFASEDTNSVKGDIFLPEANSVQEVNLTRKEGDFQLKQNPFGSNVNFNIQNN; encoded by the coding sequence ATGCTAATGGTTGGTTTAGGAAGTGTGTTTACAACTTTTGCCCAACTTCAGAACACGAATGTTCTAAATGAACCACCAGATATTAGTAAGGATTTTACAGATTATCGTAATACCTATTATCTGGCAGATGAGCTGGTTAGCTTTGACCCCAAAACAGGAAAGGGAACCGTAAAGTATATCAGGCATAACTTTTCAACCAGCCAGGCCTTCAATAATATGCTAAGTAGGCTGAATTCTGTGGGAGCAAATGAATTTCCCTCAACCGAGTATGCTGCCCAACCTGAATTACCGTTTTCTCTTCAGTTTGTGTCAGATAGAACCATCAGGCTTCAAATGACTTCAGGACCACAGTTCAGGAAAGAGGAAAATTCACTTATGCTGGTGGAAGGGCAGGCACCGGTAGATCGATCTTCATGGACATATAGTAAAATTGATGGAGGTCATAAGTATGCTAATTCTAACGGCGCGGTAACCATTCAGGAAAAACCATGGAAAATCTCATTTTTTGATGCTGAAGGAAAATTGCTCACAAATACCATGCACATGAGTGATTTTTCAAATACATATACCCCGGTTACACCATTCTCATTTGTGCGAAGGGCCGATGATTATTCCAGAAGCATGGACGCGGTATTTGCTTTATCTCCAGATGAAAAGATATTCGGTTTGGGAGAGTCGTTTACTCAGTTCAATAAGCGCGGTCAAAAGGTGGTGTTATGGGTAGATGATGCCAACGGAGTTCAGAACGAGACCATGTATAAACCTATTCCATTTTATATGAGTAGTAGAGGTTATGGTGTGTTCATGCATACGTCTTCACCTATTTCTGTAGATTTCGGTAAATATTTTAACGCGGCCAACTCGATGTATATAGGAGATGATGAGGCCGATCTTTTTATTTTCCTGGGAGAGCCCAAAGACATCCTGGATGAATATACCGATCTAACGGGGAAGGCCGAAATGCCACCACTTTGGTCCTTTGGTTTCTGGATGAGTAGGATCACCTATTTTTCTGAAGAAGAAGGACGCGAAATAGCCAGAAATTTAAGAAAATATGAAATTCCAAGTGATGTCATTCATTTTGATACCGGCTGGTTCGATGTTGATTGGCGGAATAATTATGAGTTTGCGCCAGACAGGTTCAACGATCCTGTAGATATGATGGCCGATCTTAAGAAAGACGGTTTCCATGTTTCACTTTGGCAATTACCTTATTTCACTCCGAAGAATACATTATTTGATGAAATTGTAGAGAACGATTACGCGGTAAAGGATAAAAAAGGAAATATCCCTTACGAAGATGCCATTTTAGATTTCTCAAATCCCGAAACCGTTCAGTGGTATCAATCAAAACTTAAAAAGTTATTCGATCAGGGAGTAAGTGTCTTCAAGGTAGATTTTGGAGAAGCGGCGCCAGCTTCCGGAATTTACCATTCGGGCAGAACAGGCTTCTATGAGCATAATCTCTATCCTTTAAGATATAATAAGGCAGTTGCTGAAATAACTAAACAGGTTAAAGGTTACAGTCTTATCTGGGCCAGGAGTACCTGGGCCGGTAGCCAGCGGTATCCCTTGCATTGGGGTGGAGATGCCGCCACCACGAATACAGCGATGTCTGCAACTTTGCGTGGCGGACTTTCTTTAGGGCTTAGTGGATTTAGCTTCTGGAGTCACGATGTTGGAGGATTTGTCACAAAATCTCCGGAAGATTTGTATAGAAGGTGGACACCATTTGGAATGCTGACCTCTCATGTTCGCAGCCACGGAGAACCACCTACAGAGCCCTGGGAATACAGCGAGGAGTTTCTGAAAGATTTCCGTAAGGCAGATAATATGCGGTACAAATTGATGCCTTACATCTATGCACAGGCCAAATTGTCTTCTGAAAAAGGCTTACCCATGTTACGGGCCATGTTCGTAGAATATCCAGATGATCCGGGGTCCTGGCTGATTGATGATCAATACCTCTTTGGGTCAGATATGTTGGTAGCTCCTTTATTTGAAGAAGTAACCGGGCGTAATGTGTATTTACCACCAGGTTCTTGGATAGACTATCAAACCAATAAAGTATACGACGGTGGATGGCATAAGATAGAGGCAGGAGAGATACCAATTGTGGTTTTGGTAAAGGATGGTTCGGTTATCCCTCATATAGAATTAGCACAGTCTACTAAAGATATGGACTGGAGCAACCTGGATCTGGTAGTATTTGCTTCAGAAGATACAAATTCAGTAAAGGGAGACATTTTCCTGCCTGAAGCAAATTCAGTACAGGAAGTAAACCTAACCAGAAAAGAGGGTGATTTTCAGCTTAAGCAGAATCCTTTTGGCTCAAACGTCAATTTTAATATTCAAAATAATTAA
- a CDS encoding glycoside hydrolase family 2 TIM barrel-domain containing protein has product MLCFSILCAFNSKLPGSPDPTRKISFNEDWQFFLGDSVTADKTGSWRTLNIPHDWSIEGEFKKDNPAGLSGGYLPGGTGWYKKKFKVEDSTKLTSIKFDGVYMDSEVWINGHYLGKRPNGYISFEYDLTPYLNYNDTENEILVKVDNSKQPNSRWYSGSGIYRHVWLNITDKLHVSNWGTFVTTPVVNKDSAKVHLEIELENKYTSAKDATVKTTILKDENSIISEISDLLINPSGNRTISQSLWIQSPELWSAQKPEMYIAQTDILINDEVVDSYRTPFGIRTFEFDLDQGFLLNGEQVKIKGVCLHHDLGPLGAAVNTRAIERQLEILKEMGVNGIRTAHNPPTPELLDLCDQMGFIVMDESYDMWNHTKTDYDYANSWDEWHKKDLEDFIIRDRNHPSIFIWSIGNEIQEQWNEQGVKTTKELKAIVRKLDTTRPITVAMNPPVNMPDADVTTQFDASQVSKNPIAASGELDLIGYNYAHQTYEYHQKNFPETPFIATETTSGLQTRGFYEFPSDTLKIWPVRWDIPFDGGNPDHGISAFDQVRVPWGSLHETTWKIIKKHDFLSGMFIWTGFDYIGEPTPYSWPSRSSYFGVVDLAGFPKDVYYMYQSEWTNKDVLHLLPHWNWKEGQMVDVWAYYNNADEVELFVNGESQGVRTKQGDDLHVMWRIPFSAGTLSAVSRKDGAQVLEKEIKTAGKPFTLKLTADRENIQADGKDLSFISVEVIDENGNLVPNANIQLNFSVKGQGKIVGVASGDPTNHESFKGSSHKTLNGKALAIIQSNNEPGTVELIVSGEGLKSKKININTE; this is encoded by the coding sequence ATGTTGTGCTTCTCGATCCTTTGTGCCTTTAATTCAAAACTGCCAGGGAGTCCTGATCCAACAAGAAAGATTTCTTTTAACGAAGACTGGCAATTCTTTTTAGGAGATTCAGTAACGGCTGATAAGACAGGGAGTTGGCGAACCTTAAATATTCCTCACGACTGGAGTATAGAGGGTGAATTCAAAAAAGACAATCCAGCCGGTTTGAGTGGAGGTTATTTACCCGGAGGGACAGGATGGTACAAGAAGAAATTTAAGGTTGAAGATTCTACCAAACTTACCTCTATAAAGTTTGATGGAGTCTATATGGACAGTGAGGTCTGGATTAACGGTCATTATCTCGGGAAAAGACCAAATGGATATATCTCTTTTGAATATGACCTGACTCCTTATCTAAATTACAATGACACCGAAAATGAGATTTTAGTTAAGGTCGATAATTCTAAACAGCCGAATTCAAGGTGGTATTCCGGGTCGGGAATTTACAGGCATGTCTGGTTGAATATTACAGATAAGCTACATGTTTCTAATTGGGGAACCTTTGTGACCACCCCGGTTGTAAATAAGGATAGTGCGAAAGTTCATTTAGAAATAGAACTGGAAAATAAGTATACTAGTGCTAAGGATGCAACCGTAAAAACAACTATCCTCAAAGATGAAAATAGTATTATTTCAGAAATATCAGATTTATTGATTAATCCTTCTGGAAATAGAACTATTTCCCAGAGCCTGTGGATCCAAAGTCCCGAATTGTGGTCTGCTCAGAAACCTGAAATGTATATCGCCCAAACTGATATTCTTATTAATGATGAGGTAGTGGATTCTTATAGAACTCCTTTTGGTATAAGAACTTTCGAATTTGATCTTGATCAAGGTTTTCTATTGAATGGAGAACAGGTGAAGATAAAAGGAGTTTGCCTGCACCATGATCTGGGGCCGTTAGGAGCAGCGGTTAATACCAGGGCCATAGAACGGCAATTGGAGATTTTGAAAGAAATGGGCGTTAATGGTATCAGGACCGCTCATAATCCGCCCACTCCTGAACTTCTGGATCTCTGTGATCAAATGGGTTTCATCGTAATGGATGAATCTTATGATATGTGGAACCACACCAAGACTGACTATGATTATGCAAATTCATGGGATGAATGGCATAAAAAGGACCTGGAAGATTTCATTATAAGAGACCGGAATCATCCAAGTATTTTTATCTGGAGTATTGGGAATGAAATTCAGGAACAATGGAATGAACAGGGGGTTAAAACCACGAAAGAATTAAAGGCGATAGTCAGGAAGCTGGATACTACAAGGCCTATAACCGTAGCTATGAATCCGCCTGTAAATATGCCTGATGCCGATGTTACTACGCAATTCGATGCTTCACAGGTAAGTAAAAATCCTATTGCGGCATCTGGTGAGTTAGATTTGATCGGGTACAATTATGCCCATCAAACCTATGAATACCATCAAAAGAATTTTCCAGAAACCCCATTTATAGCTACCGAAACCACCTCTGGTTTGCAAACAAGGGGCTTTTATGAATTTCCTTCAGATACCTTGAAGATCTGGCCTGTGAGATGGGACATCCCATTTGATGGGGGCAATCCAGATCATGGCATTTCCGCATTCGACCAGGTAAGGGTGCCCTGGGGATCTCTACATGAAACTACCTGGAAGATCATTAAAAAACACGATTTCCTGTCTGGAATGTTCATCTGGACGGGTTTTGATTATATAGGGGAACCAACTCCATACAGCTGGCCTTCCAGGAGTTCCTATTTCGGAGTTGTAGATTTGGCTGGTTTTCCTAAGGATGTCTATTATATGTACCAAAGCGAATGGACAAATAAGGATGTGTTACATTTATTACCACACTGGAACTGGAAAGAAGGACAAATGGTAGATGTCTGGGCCTATTACAACAATGCAGATGAGGTTGAATTGTTTGTAAATGGCGAATCACAAGGTGTAAGAACAAAGCAAGGTGACGACCTGCATGTAATGTGGAGAATCCCATTTAGTGCCGGTACCCTTAGTGCGGTATCTAGAAAAGATGGGGCGCAGGTACTTGAAAAAGAAATCAAAACCGCTGGAAAACCATTTACTTTAAAATTAACTGCAGACAGGGAAAACATTCAGGCTGATGGTAAGGATCTTTCCTTTATCTCGGTGGAGGTGATAGATGAAAACGGCAATTTGGTTCCCAACGCAAATATCCAGTTGAACTTTTCAGTAAAAGGGCAGGGGAAAATAGTAGGGGTCGCTAGTGGAGATCCAACAAACCATGAATCATTCAAAGGCTCATCACATAAAACCTTGAATGGGAAAGCTCTTGCGATCATTCAATCTAATAATGAACCAGGAACTGTTGAATTAATAGTTTCAGGTGAAGGATTAAAAAGTAAGAAAATCAATATAAATACTGAATAG
- a CDS encoding Fic family protein: MKLKKIEDLKKELDSLRPISKEDELRIMQKFRLDWNFHSNNLEGNSLTYGETKALIMFGVTAQGKPLKDHFEVRGHNEAIKWVEEIVKQDRPITENFIRELHELLLKESYEVDAITPEGQPTKKRIAVGSYKTTPNHVKTKTGEIFRFASPEETPSKMHDLIDWYRGKIEDQTYNKVLLAAEFHYKYIRIHPFDDGNGRTARILMNLILMQAGYPPVIIKTDDKHNYFAALRQADAGMLKPFIDYISENLINSLNIMIAGAKGQSIEDEDDLDKEIQLLYSEFESLGKDIKIQKSREALVDLFNRSIAPLAEKFYEKGDLFKSFYISNQVYFWINGGSSQVSREKLIPNQQDKINEKTNEIKLEYQYRTLNQIGSEHVNFSSRIHIVFEFTGYKVRNSKVQLFHKTYGEYLNEDEINEIIKSEFAFHKQHIRKFISQQKKEK; the protein is encoded by the coding sequence ATGAAGCTCAAAAAAATTGAAGACCTAAAAAAAGAACTTGATTCACTTCGTCCGATCAGTAAGGAAGATGAGTTGAGAATAATGCAAAAGTTTCGTCTAGACTGGAACTTCCATTCTAATAATTTAGAAGGAAATAGTTTGACATACGGTGAAACAAAAGCTTTAATTATGTTCGGGGTGACTGCTCAAGGGAAACCTCTAAAGGATCATTTTGAAGTTAGAGGTCATAATGAGGCTATCAAATGGGTTGAAGAAATAGTTAAGCAGGACAGACCAATTACGGAAAATTTTATTAGAGAGCTCCATGAATTGCTATTAAAAGAATCTTATGAGGTAGATGCAATTACTCCAGAGGGGCAACCCACCAAGAAAAGGATTGCGGTTGGTTCTTATAAAACTACTCCTAATCATGTAAAAACAAAAACAGGTGAAATTTTTCGTTTTGCATCACCAGAAGAAACGCCTAGTAAAATGCACGATTTAATCGATTGGTATAGGGGTAAAATTGAGGATCAAACCTATAATAAAGTTTTACTAGCTGCTGAGTTTCATTACAAATATATTCGTATTCATCCTTTTGATGATGGTAATGGTAGAACAGCTAGAATACTAATGAATTTAATCCTAATGCAAGCCGGGTATCCTCCTGTTATTATTAAAACTGATGATAAGCACAATTACTTTGCTGCGTTGAGACAGGCTGATGCAGGAATGCTTAAGCCATTCATAGATTATATTAGTGAGAATTTGATTAATTCTTTGAATATAATGATTGCAGGAGCGAAAGGTCAAAGTATTGAAGATGAAGATGACTTAGATAAGGAGATTCAATTATTATATAGTGAGTTTGAATCACTAGGAAAGGATATTAAGATTCAAAAAAGTAGGGAGGCTTTAGTGGATCTTTTTAATAGATCTATTGCTCCATTGGCAGAGAAGTTTTATGAAAAAGGTGACTTATTTAAAAGTTTTTATATATCAAATCAAGTTTATTTTTGGATTAATGGTGGATCTAGTCAGGTTTCTAGAGAGAAATTAATACCCAATCAACAGGATAAAATAAATGAAAAGACTAATGAAATTAAATTAGAATATCAGTACAGGACTTTAAATCAAATAGGCTCCGAGCATGTAAATTTTAGTTCAAGAATACATATAGTTTTTGAATTTACTGGATATAAAGTTAGAAACTCTAAAGTTCAATTGTTTCATAAAACGTATGGCGAATATTTGAATGAGGATGAGATAAATGAAATTATAAAATCAGAATTTGCTTTTCATAAGCAACACATTCGGAAATTTATTAGCCAACAAAAAAAGGAAAAATGA
- the mce gene encoding methylmalonyl-CoA epimerase: MRRIEHIGIAVKDLEAANKTYKAVLGAENYKTEEVESEGVATSFFKVGESKIELLAATNPDSPISKFIEKRGEGIHHMAFYVDDIKAEIERLKGEGFRLLNEQPKPGADNKIVAFMHPKDANGVLVELCQEK, encoded by the coding sequence ATGAGGAGAATAGAACATATAGGAATTGCGGTAAAAGACCTGGAAGCAGCCAACAAAACATATAAAGCTGTGCTGGGGGCTGAGAATTATAAAACCGAAGAGGTAGAAAGCGAAGGAGTGGCTACTTCTTTCTTTAAAGTTGGAGAAAGCAAGATAGAATTGCTCGCGGCAACGAATCCGGATAGCCCCATTTCAAAATTTATTGAAAAAAGAGGCGAAGGTATTCATCATATGGCCTTTTATGTAGATGATATCAAAGCCGAAATAGAAAGACTTAAAGGAGAGGGATTTAGATTGCTTAATGAACAACCAAAACCCGGTGCAGACAACAAGATCGTGGCTTTTATGCATCCCAAAGATGCCAATGGCGTACTGGTGGAGCTGTGTCAGGAAAAATAG
- the rbfA gene encoding 30S ribosome-binding factor RbfA has translation MEETNRQKKIGGLLQKDLADVLQNSLRDSDRTGILVSVSKVRVTTDLSIAKAYVSIFPSKHQEEVIKEINENKSQIKHEIAQRTRHQLRKMPDLSFFIDDSLEYIDGIEKSIKGKEDPVANPDLLDKRKKS, from the coding sequence ATGGAAGAAACAAACAGACAAAAAAAGATAGGTGGATTATTGCAGAAGGATCTGGCTGATGTCTTACAGAATTCATTAAGAGACAGCGACAGGACAGGAATTCTTGTTTCTGTTTCTAAAGTAAGAGTAACTACAGACCTTTCTATAGCGAAGGCTTACGTAAGTATATTCCCTTCTAAACACCAGGAAGAGGTTATCAAAGAGATCAACGAGAATAAATCGCAGATCAAACATGAGATCGCACAGAGAACCAGGCATCAGCTTAGAAAAATGCCCGACCTGAGCTTTTTCATTGATGACTCTCTTGAATATATAGATGGCATCGAAAAATCTATTAAAGGCAAGGAAGACCCTGTGGCTAACCCAGATCTTTTAGACAAGAGGAAAAAATCTTAA